The following proteins are encoded in a genomic region of Methylobacterium tardum:
- a CDS encoding tripartite tricarboxylate transporter permease → MDVITNLSFGFEHALTWSNLLYCAIGCVIGTMIGLLPGLGPLATISLLLPLTYSIPVDGALIMLAGIYYGAQYGDSVSAITMKIPHASSIVACIDGYQMTLNGRTGLALFTAGVSSFIGGTVAIVVLAFLAPLLGQVAFLFGPAEYFALMLLGFVCVSLVTTGSLLNGLAMCLLGVLLGQIGTDLESGTLRFTLGLTPLMDGVSVVSVALGCFGMAEICRNLDAREERTPFNGKIRLMPSWPEFKRIIPSALRGSVVGSVLGILPGGGPTIAQFAAYAIDKKVSKYRHEIGSGSIEGVAGQAAADESAARTSFIPLMSIGIPENAVMALMMAAFIIKGIQPGPNMIAKHPDLFWGLVASMWIGNCFLLILNVPLVRFWLSIFKIPYSVLFPSILFFCCIGTYSVNNNLDDVFITAGFGLLGYVLMRLSLDPAPLMLGFILGPMLEENFRRAMLLGRGSFNVFVSQPISATLLAFISMIVVFQIATSVMRMILGRSSADRDGSDDRHAPTAEMIKTSGG, encoded by the coding sequence ATGGACGTCATCACGAACCTCTCCTTCGGGTTCGAGCACGCGCTCACCTGGAGCAATCTGCTGTACTGCGCGATCGGCTGCGTCATCGGCACCATGATCGGGCTGCTGCCCGGACTCGGCCCACTCGCGACGATCAGTCTACTGCTGCCCCTGACCTATTCTATCCCGGTCGACGGCGCGTTGATCATGCTCGCGGGGATCTACTACGGCGCCCAGTACGGCGACAGTGTCAGCGCGATCACCATGAAGATCCCGCATGCGTCGAGCATCGTGGCCTGCATCGACGGCTACCAGATGACGCTCAACGGACGTACTGGCCTCGCCCTATTTACCGCTGGCGTGTCGAGCTTCATCGGCGGTACGGTCGCCATCGTCGTACTGGCCTTCCTGGCGCCCCTGCTCGGTCAAGTGGCCTTCCTGTTCGGGCCGGCCGAGTACTTCGCCCTGATGCTGCTCGGGTTCGTCTGCGTCAGCCTCGTGACAACCGGCAGCCTCCTGAATGGCCTCGCAATGTGCCTGCTCGGGGTGCTGCTGGGGCAGATCGGGACCGACCTGGAATCCGGCACACTTCGCTTCACCCTCGGTCTCACGCCACTCATGGACGGCGTGAGCGTGGTGAGCGTCGCCCTCGGCTGCTTCGGCATGGCCGAGATCTGCCGGAACCTCGACGCCCGCGAGGAGCGAACGCCGTTCAACGGCAAGATCCGCCTGATGCCGAGTTGGCCTGAATTCAAGCGTATCATCCCGAGCGCGCTCCGCGGCAGCGTCGTGGGCTCAGTGCTCGGGATCCTGCCGGGGGGCGGGCCCACGATTGCGCAGTTCGCCGCCTACGCGATCGACAAGAAGGTCTCGAAGTACCGCCACGAAATCGGGTCGGGGTCGATCGAGGGTGTCGCAGGACAAGCCGCCGCCGACGAGTCCGCAGCCCGGACGAGCTTCATCCCGCTTATGAGCATCGGCATCCCCGAGAACGCCGTCATGGCATTGATGATGGCGGCCTTCATCATCAAGGGCATCCAGCCCGGCCCCAACATGATCGCCAAGCACCCGGACCTATTCTGGGGCCTCGTCGCCAGCATGTGGATCGGCAATTGCTTCCTTCTGATCCTGAACGTTCCGCTCGTCCGGTTCTGGCTGTCAATCTTCAAGATTCCCTACAGCGTACTGTTTCCATCGATCCTGTTTTTCTGCTGTATTGGCACATACAGCGTAAATAATAATCTCGACGATGTTTTCATCACCGCAGGCTTCGGGCTGCTCGGCTACGTCTTGATGCGCCTGAGCCTCGACCCGGCCCCGCTCATGCTGGGCTTCATCCTGGGTCCAATGCTGGAAGAGAACTTCCGCCGCGCCATGCTGCTAGGCAGGGGTAGCTTCAACGTGTTCGTCTCCCAGCCGATCAGTGCGACACTGCTCGCGTTCATATCGATGATAGTCGTCTTCCAAATCGCGACCTCCGTTATGCGCATGATATTAGGTCGCTCCTCGGCAGACCGAGACGGAAGCGATGACCGACATGCGCCAACTGCCGAGATGATCAAGACTTCCGGAGGTTAG
- a CDS encoding SDR family NAD(P)-dependent oxidoreductase, with translation MPDHALVTGGSRNIGGAIAQRLTADGFKVIVADMVKPEHDALDSFIEVDLSDAAALPGRLANAIVGRTVTRLVNNAGIAAPASLEDTDPASLDAVAAVNLKAPIICAQALLPDMKAAGRGRIVNISSRVALGKELRTVYSASKAGLHGMTKTWALELGRHGITVNAVGPGPIRTSLFDAVNPPGDPRTEAIIRAVPAARLGTPDDVADAVSFFLSDRAGFVTGQVLYVCGGMTIGSA, from the coding sequence ATGCCCGATCATGCGCTCGTCACCGGCGGCAGCCGCAACATCGGCGGAGCGATCGCGCAGCGGCTCACCGCGGACGGCTTCAAGGTCATCGTCGCCGACATGGTTAAGCCGGAGCACGACGCCTTGGACAGCTTCATCGAGGTCGACCTGTCCGACGCGGCCGCACTGCCGGGGAGGCTCGCGAACGCCATCGTGGGCCGGACGGTGACGCGCCTCGTCAACAACGCCGGCATCGCGGCCCCCGCCTCCCTCGAGGACACCGATCCGGCAAGCCTCGACGCCGTCGCGGCGGTGAACCTCAAGGCGCCGATCATCTGCGCGCAGGCGCTCCTGCCGGACATGAAGGCGGCCGGCCGCGGTCGCATCGTCAACATCTCCAGCCGGGTCGCCCTCGGCAAGGAGCTGCGCACCGTCTACTCGGCGTCGAAGGCCGGCCTGCACGGGATGACGAAGACCTGGGCGCTGGAGCTCGGGCGCCACGGCATCACGGTGAACGCCGTCGGGCCGGGCCCGATCCGGACGAGCCTGTTCGATGCGGTCAACCCGCCGGGCGACCCGCGCACGGAAGCGATCATCCGTGCGGTTCCGGCGGCGCGCCTCGGCACCCCGGACGACGTCGCCGACGCCGTCAGCTTCTTCCTGTCCGACCGCGCCGGCTTCGTGACCGGGCAGGTTCTCTACGTGTGCGGCGGGATGACGATCGGGTCCGCTTGA
- a CDS encoding FAD-binding oxidoreductase → MPQGGNTSYVGGATPEPGRGQLVVALERMNQVRSVDPMGFTLACDAGTILADAQAAAEASGCLLPLSLGAEGSCRLGGNVGTNAGGLQVLRYGMTRDLVLGLEVVLPDGSLFSDMRTLRKNNIGYDLKQLFIGAEGTLGIVTGVVLKLWPAQTRRATAWMQLTAGAPIPEIAALVRRETADLASTFELISASSLELVADMRGAELGLAAGPGGAVLLELSASSQRIPLGDILLGTLEALIEAGHVEDAVLAQSERQRREMWLIRETIPEAEKHAGGSVKLDIAVPTSAVSAFLTRAGAVVEVQAPGTRLSFYGHVGDGNIHFNLMVPPGRDRIGFTGEVEEGVAHAVYAVAIDLGGSFSAEYGIGRFKRDLLSRYGDPTRLALLGALKQAIDPQGLMNAGAMI, encoded by the coding sequence GTGCCTCAGGGCGGCAATACCAGCTACGTCGGTGGCGCCACGCCGGAGCCCGGTCGCGGTCAGCTCGTTGTGGCTCTTGAGCGAATGAATCAGGTCCGCTCGGTCGACCCGATGGGTTTTACGCTCGCCTGCGACGCTGGCACGATCCTCGCCGACGCACAGGCTGCTGCCGAGGCAAGCGGCTGTCTGCTGCCTCTCAGTCTGGGTGCCGAGGGTAGCTGCCGCCTCGGCGGCAACGTCGGCACCAACGCCGGCGGGCTGCAGGTGCTGCGCTATGGCATGACGCGCGACCTCGTGCTCGGACTGGAGGTCGTGCTGCCGGACGGATCGCTGTTTTCCGACATGCGGACGCTGCGCAAGAACAACATCGGCTACGACCTGAAGCAGCTCTTCATCGGCGCCGAGGGTACGCTCGGCATCGTCACGGGCGTGGTACTCAAGCTTTGGCCCGCGCAGACACGGCGCGCCACCGCCTGGATGCAACTCACGGCAGGCGCGCCGATCCCGGAGATTGCCGCTCTGGTCCGAAGAGAGACCGCAGACCTCGCCTCAACCTTCGAGCTCATCTCGGCATCATCACTGGAGCTCGTCGCCGACATGCGCGGCGCCGAACTCGGGCTTGCAGCCGGCCCAGGCGGCGCAGTGCTGCTCGAACTCTCCGCGTCCTCGCAGCGCATCCCGCTCGGCGACATCCTTCTGGGCACCCTGGAAGCGCTGATCGAAGCTGGCCATGTCGAGGATGCAGTGCTCGCTCAGTCGGAGCGGCAGCGACGCGAGATGTGGCTCATCCGCGAGACAATCCCGGAGGCAGAAAAGCACGCGGGCGGATCGGTGAAGCTCGACATCGCCGTTCCAACCTCCGCCGTCTCCGCCTTCCTGACCCGGGCAGGTGCGGTGGTGGAGGTGCAGGCTCCGGGCACGCGTTTGTCGTTCTACGGCCATGTCGGTGACGGCAACATCCACTTCAACCTCATGGTGCCGCCGGGCCGCGACCGGATCGGCTTCACGGGGGAAGTTGAGGAGGGCGTCGCTCATGCCGTCTACGCTGTAGCCATCGACCTCGGCGGGAGTTTCAGCGCTGAGTACGGGATCGGCCGATTCAAGCGCGACTTGCTGAGCCGCTATGGCGATCCGACCCGCCTGGCCCTGCTCGGCGCTCTCAAGCAGGCCATTGATCCGCAGGGATTGATGAATGCGGGGGCGATGATTTGA
- a CDS encoding Bug family tripartite tricarboxylate transporter substrate binding protein has protein sequence MHPEWSRRSLLTSGLGVGVAYTLTGRSARAQTYPVRPIRFVVGYAPGGATDVLARLIAEPLGRRLGQQVLVENRPGAGNNIGTDVVVRSEPDGHTILLVNPANGINDSLYKKLSFNFQRDIAPVAGIMLSPNIMEINPKLPITTVKEFIDYCKASPDKVNMASSGIGTSLHMSGELFKAMTGVQMVHVPYRGAGPAIIDIIAGHADVMFDNMPSSIGHVRGGTLRALAVTTAERSPALPDVPTVSETVPGYEASAWFGIGAPRKTPPALIARLNKEINDILADPVMEKKLTDLGGTPLRVSPEAFGALIAVEIEKWRKIVAFSGATVD, from the coding sequence ATGCATCCCGAATGGTCACGAAGATCATTGTTGACGTCCGGCTTAGGAGTCGGTGTGGCCTACACACTGACAGGTCGATCCGCACGCGCGCAGACTTACCCCGTGCGCCCAATACGCTTCGTCGTCGGCTATGCCCCGGGGGGCGCGACCGACGTGCTCGCACGACTTATCGCGGAGCCGCTCGGTCGGCGCCTTGGCCAGCAGGTTCTCGTCGAAAACCGACCAGGAGCTGGCAACAATATCGGCACCGATGTGGTCGTCCGGTCCGAGCCGGACGGCCATACCATCTTGCTTGTCAATCCCGCCAACGGCATTAACGACAGTCTGTACAAAAAGCTCAGTTTTAACTTCCAACGCGACATCGCGCCAGTGGCGGGGATCATGCTGTCTCCAAACATTATGGAGATTAATCCAAAACTCCCAATCACAACCGTAAAAGAGTTTATTGATTACTGCAAGGCCAGCCCGGACAAGGTGAACATGGCTTCAAGCGGAATTGGTACGTCTCTACACATGTCGGGTGAGCTGTTCAAAGCGATGACTGGCGTCCAGATGGTGCATGTGCCCTACCGCGGGGCCGGTCCGGCCATCATCGATATCATCGCGGGCCACGCCGACGTCATGTTTGACAATATGCCGTCTTCGATCGGCCACGTACGCGGGGGCACTCTGCGCGCCCTTGCGGTGACGACTGCCGAACGCTCGCCGGCACTGCCCGACGTGCCGACCGTGTCCGAGACGGTGCCAGGGTACGAAGCGAGCGCGTGGTTCGGAATCGGCGCGCCGCGCAAGACTCCACCGGCTTTGATCGCGCGCCTCAACAAAGAAATTAATGACATCCTGGCCGATCCCGTGATGGAGAAGAAACTCACTGATCTCGGTGGAACGCCATTGCGGGTGTCGCCGGAGGCATTCGGCGCATTGATTGCCGTGGAGATCGAGAAGTGGCGCAAGATCGTCGCATTCTCCGGCGCGACGGTCGACTGA
- a CDS encoding dienelactone hydrolase family protein has product MQHFTSDGRQIAVEWFTALSGSGEGARAGTAKPALLLLHGADGLIYAEGYRLAARTLAASGYHVAFVHYLDRTGDRRVAYSRLRQDFPLWAETVRDAVAWLADQPGTDAQRLGIVGISLGAALAFTVAAAEPRVRAIIDYFGPLPDELARERPRLPPTLILHGSADAIVPVSHARALERLLQEQSVAHEIRIYEGQGHGLTGPAQLDAAARVARFLGQHLQGA; this is encoded by the coding sequence ATGCAGCATTTTACGAGCGATGGGCGGCAGATCGCGGTGGAGTGGTTTACAGCTCTCAGTGGCTCTGGGGAGGGCGCACGAGCAGGAACGGCGAAGCCAGCCCTTCTGCTTCTGCATGGCGCGGATGGTCTGATCTATGCCGAAGGCTACCGTCTGGCCGCGCGCACTCTGGCGGCGTCTGGCTACCACGTCGCCTTCGTGCACTACCTCGACCGGACCGGAGACCGGCGCGTCGCCTACTCGCGGCTGCGGCAGGATTTTCCGCTCTGGGCGGAGACGGTGCGCGATGCAGTCGCCTGGCTGGCGGATCAGCCTGGCACCGATGCGCAGAGGCTCGGCATCGTTGGGATCTCGCTAGGAGCAGCTCTGGCTTTCACCGTAGCGGCAGCTGAGCCTCGCGTGCGGGCGATCATCGACTATTTCGGTCCGCTACCGGACGAACTCGCGCGTGAGCGGCCACGCCTGCCGCCAACGCTAATCCTGCATGGCAGTGCAGATGCGATCGTGCCGGTCTCCCACGCACGAGCGCTGGAGCGGCTGCTTCAGGAGCAGAGCGTGGCGCACGAGATCCGGATCTACGAAGGTCAAGGGCATGGGCTTACGGGACCAGCACAGCTCGATGCCGCCGCGCGCGTGGCACGCTTCCTCGGACAGCACCTTCAGGGCGCTTAA
- a CDS encoding usg protein, which produces MSVSTAFRRQLEGYSLTTAEILYHLPDHPHLLQTFIWQQHDLFPAFPELKRFLAFWQSALDGPLHSVKVAHSRLIKPAELRAVGSEFHLH; this is translated from the coding sequence ATGAGCGTTTCGACAGCCTTCCGTCGTCAGCTGGAAGGCTACAGCCTGACGACAGCCGAGATCCTGTACCACCTGCCCGACCATCCGCATCTGCTGCAGACCTTCATCTGGCAACAGCACGATCTGTTTCCGGCGTTTCCCGAGTTGAAACGTTTTCTCGCGTTCTGGCAGTCGGCCCTCGATGGGCCGCTGCACTCGGTGAAGGTGGCCCACAGTCGCTTGATCAAACCCGCAGAACTCAGGGCCGTCGGCAGCGAGTTTCACCTGCACTGA
- the groL gene encoding chaperonin GroEL (60 kDa chaperone family; promotes refolding of misfolded polypeptides especially under stressful conditions; forms two stacked rings of heptamers to form a barrel-shaped 14mer; ends can be capped by GroES; misfolded proteins enter the barrel where they are refolded when GroES binds): MAAKDVRFSADARDKMLRGVDILADAVKVTLGPKGRNVVIEKSFGAPRITKDGVTVAKEIELADKFENMGAQMVREVASKTNDIAGDGTTTATVLAQAIVREGAKYVAAGINPMDLKRGIDLATQAAVKDITSRAKKVSTSDEVAQVGTISANGDKEIGEMIAHAMQKVGNEGVITVEEAKTAETELDVVEGMQFDRGYLSPYFITNAEKMVAELEDPYILIHEKKLSSLQAMLPVLEAVVQTGKPLLIIAEDIEGEALATLVVNKLRGGLKVAAVKAPGFGDRRKAMLEDIAILTKGQMIAEDLGIKLENVTLPMLGRAKRVRIEKENTTIIDGVGEKSDIEGRIAQIKAQIEETTSDYDREKLQERLAKLAGGVAVIRVGGATEVEVKEKKDRVGDALNATRAAVEEGIVPGGGTALLRAKKAVAALKSEIPDVQAGIKIVLKALEAPLRQIAQNAGVEGSIVVGKITDNTGSETFGFNAQTEEYVDMIQAGIVDPAKVVRTALQDAASVAGLLVTTEAMVADAPKKDSPAPAMPGGGMGGMGGMDF; this comes from the coding sequence ATGGCAGCGAAAGACGTTCGTTTCTCCGCCGACGCCCGCGATAAGATGCTGCGCGGCGTCGACATCCTCGCCGACGCGGTGAAGGTGACGCTGGGCCCGAAGGGCCGCAACGTCGTGATCGAGAAGAGCTTCGGCGCCCCGCGCATCACCAAGGACGGTGTGACGGTCGCCAAGGAGATCGAGCTCGCCGACAAGTTCGAGAACATGGGCGCCCAGATGGTGCGCGAAGTGGCCTCGAAGACCAACGACATCGCGGGTGACGGCACGACCACCGCGACCGTGCTGGCCCAGGCCATCGTCCGCGAGGGCGCCAAGTACGTCGCCGCCGGCATCAACCCGATGGACCTGAAGCGCGGCATCGACCTCGCCACGCAGGCCGCCGTGAAGGACATCACCTCGCGAGCCAAGAAGGTCTCGACCTCCGACGAGGTCGCCCAGGTCGGCACGATCTCCGCCAACGGCGACAAGGAGATCGGCGAGATGATCGCCCACGCCATGCAGAAGGTGGGCAACGAGGGCGTCATCACGGTCGAGGAGGCCAAGACGGCCGAGACCGAGCTCGACGTCGTCGAGGGCATGCAGTTCGACCGCGGCTACCTCTCCCCGTACTTCATCACGAACGCGGAGAAGATGGTCGCCGAGCTCGAGGATCCCTACATCCTCATCCACGAGAAGAAGCTCTCCTCGCTCCAGGCCATGCTGCCGGTGCTCGAGGCCGTTGTTCAGACCGGCAAGCCGCTCCTGATCATCGCCGAGGACATCGAGGGCGAGGCCCTGGCCACGCTGGTCGTCAACAAGCTCCGCGGCGGCCTGAAGGTCGCGGCCGTCAAGGCGCCGGGCTTCGGTGACCGCCGCAAGGCGATGCTCGAGGACATCGCGATCCTGACCAAGGGCCAGATGATCGCCGAGGATCTCGGCATCAAGCTCGAGAACGTGACGCTCCCCATGCTCGGCCGCGCCAAGCGCGTGCGCATCGAGAAGGAGAACACCACGATCATCGACGGCGTCGGCGAGAAGTCCGACATCGAGGGCCGCATCGCGCAGATCAAGGCGCAGATCGAGGAGACCACCTCGGACTACGACCGTGAGAAGCTGCAGGAGCGTCTGGCCAAGCTCGCGGGCGGCGTCGCGGTGATCCGCGTCGGCGGCGCGACCGAGGTCGAGGTCAAGGAGAAGAAGGACCGCGTCGGCGACGCCCTCAACGCCACCCGCGCGGCGGTCGAGGAAGGCATCGTCCCGGGCGGCGGCACCGCGCTGCTGCGCGCCAAGAAGGCGGTCGCCGCTCTGAAGTCCGAGATCCCGGACGTCCAGGCCGGCATCAAGATCGTGCTGAAGGCCCTTGAGGCCCCGCTGCGCCAGATCGCCCAGAACGCGGGCGTGGAAGGCTCGATCGTGGTCGGCAAGATCACCGACAACACGGGCTCGGAGACCTTCGGCTTCAACGCCCAGACCGAGGAGTACGTCGACATGATCCAGGCCGGCATCGTCGACCCGGCCAAGGTCGTGCGCACCGCCCTGCAGGATGCGGCTTCCGTGGCCGGCCTGCTGGTGACCACCGAGGCGATGGTCGCCGACGCGCCGAAGAAGGACAGCCCTGCTCCGGCGATGCCGGGCGGCGGCATGGGTGGTATGGGCGGCATGGACTTCTGA
- the groES gene encoding co-chaperone GroES, translating into MKFRPLHDRVVVRRIEGEEKTKGGIIIPDTAKEKPQEGEVVAVGPGARDESGRVNALDVKAGDRVLFGKWSGTEVKIDGQDLLIMKESDIMGVVEASESFKQAA; encoded by the coding sequence ATGAAGTTCCGTCCGCTGCACGACCGCGTGGTCGTCCGTCGCATCGAAGGCGAAGAGAAGACCAAGGGCGGCATCATCATCCCGGACACCGCCAAGGAGAAGCCGCAGGAGGGCGAGGTCGTCGCCGTCGGTCCCGGCGCCCGCGACGAGTCCGGCCGTGTCAACGCGCTCGACGTCAAGGCCGGCGACCGCGTCCTATTCGGCAAGTGGTCCGGCACCGAGGTCAAGATCGACGGTCAGGACCTCCTGATCATGAAGGAATCCGACATCATGGGCGTCGTCGAGGCTTCCGAGTCGTTCAAGCAAGCCGCCTAA
- a CDS encoding SDR family NAD(P)-dependent oxidoreductase yields the protein MLYARAGAHVVAVDREPAAAQETRDLILQEGGSAEAVSVDVSNDDELVACLEAAGAASGGIDILYFNVGIGKAGPSTETTVADWRRISDANLTALHLAATTVVPAMRKRRRGVILATASIAGLRDVGYPHLAYGATKAALIQYQRLLAVENAPYGIRANTIVPGLIDTPRIEKTVAGAYKGGLERMKAVRASQCPLGRMGTAFDVAEAALFLASDRAAYVTGTELLIDGGLAATARGPAPG from the coding sequence ATGCTCTACGCCAGGGCCGGCGCCCACGTCGTCGCCGTCGACCGCGAGCCGGCCGCGGCGCAGGAGACCCGGGATCTGATCCTGCAGGAAGGCGGCAGCGCGGAGGCCGTCAGCGTCGACGTCTCCAACGACGACGAACTCGTCGCCTGTCTCGAGGCGGCAGGCGCGGCCTCCGGCGGGATCGACATCCTCTACTTCAACGTCGGCATCGGGAAGGCCGGCCCCTCGACCGAAACGACGGTCGCCGACTGGCGCCGGATCTCGGACGCGAACCTCACCGCGCTCCACCTCGCGGCTACGACCGTCGTCCCCGCCATGCGAAAGCGCCGACGCGGCGTCATCCTCGCCACGGCCTCGATCGCAGGCCTGCGCGACGTCGGCTATCCGCACCTCGCCTACGGCGCTACCAAGGCGGCGCTAATCCAGTACCAGCGTCTGCTGGCGGTCGAGAACGCGCCCTACGGCATCCGGGCCAACACGATCGTCCCGGGCCTCATCGACACACCCAGAATCGAGAAGACCGTCGCTGGCGCCTACAAGGGCGGTCTTGAGCGCATGAAGGCGGTCAGGGCGTCGCAATGCCCCCTCGGCCGGATGGGCACCGCCTTCGACGTCGCGGAGGCAGCCCTGTTCCTCGCCTCTGATCGGGCAGCCTACGTCACCGGTACCGAGCTCCTCATCGACGGCGGCCTCGCCGCGACGGCCCGCGGCCCGGCCCCCGGCTGA
- a CDS encoding Bug family tripartite tricarboxylate transporter substrate binding protein translates to MDPLPGAAQAQPAWPTRTVSLIVPYSAGGATDVLARKVAEGLSSALGKTVVVDNRPGAGGTLGTALAANAKPDGYTLFLGQVSSHGIAPNLYTHLRYDPVTSFVPIVFIETIPNILAVNKDLPVNSVDELIAYAKAHPDALNFASSGAGASTHLSGEMFKAMTGIKMTHVPFHGSAQALVSVMGNQTQLIFDNMPSVYPYVTAGNMKALAVTTLKPSPQAPHIPTIAEATKSADLSRYDVSAWFGLYAPANTPRPIVDRVNAAVNAMLKEPGFVKFIADNGGVPEGGTPEDLGRFGEGELKKWKTVIEQAGVPKM, encoded by the coding sequence ATGGACCCTTTGCCCGGTGCGGCGCAGGCGCAGCCGGCTTGGCCCACCCGCACGGTGTCGCTCATCGTCCCCTACTCGGCGGGCGGCGCCACGGACGTCCTGGCGCGCAAGGTGGCGGAAGGACTCTCGAGCGCTCTCGGCAAGACCGTCGTGGTCGACAACAGGCCCGGCGCCGGCGGTACGTTGGGGACGGCGCTCGCCGCGAACGCCAAGCCCGATGGCTACACCCTGTTCCTGGGCCAGGTGTCGTCCCACGGCATCGCGCCGAACCTCTACACGCACCTGCGCTACGATCCGGTGACGAGCTTCGTGCCGATCGTCTTCATCGAGACGATCCCCAACATCCTGGCCGTCAACAAGGACCTTCCGGTGAACTCGGTCGACGAGCTCATCGCGTACGCCAAGGCCCATCCGGATGCCCTGAACTTCGCCTCGTCCGGCGCAGGCGCCTCGACGCACCTGTCGGGCGAGATGTTCAAGGCGATGACTGGCATCAAGATGACCCACGTGCCGTTCCACGGCAGCGCGCAGGCGCTGGTCTCGGTCATGGGCAACCAGACGCAGTTGATCTTCGACAACATGCCGTCGGTCTATCCCTACGTGACGGCGGGCAACATGAAGGCGCTGGCGGTGACGACGCTGAAGCCCTCGCCCCAGGCCCCCCACATCCCGACCATCGCGGAGGCGACCAAGAGCGCCGACCTTTCGCGCTACGACGTCAGCGCTTGGTTCGGGCTCTACGCCCCGGCCAACACCCCGCGCCCGATCGTGGATCGGGTGAACGCGGCCGTGAACGCGATGCTCAAGGAGCCAGGGTTCGTGAAGTTCATCGCCGACAACGGCGGCGTGCCCGAGGGCGGGACGCCGGAGGATCTCGGCCGATTCGGCGAGGGCGAGCTGAAGAAGTGGAAGACCGTGATCGAGCAGGCCGGCGTGCCGAAGATGTAG
- a CDS encoding tripartite tricarboxylate transporter TctB family protein gives MVLSAIALCFGLTALRYPIGSFAHAGAGLFPLIISSLLLLIGLLTLVKAWFEPATPLHFAWRNIGIILLALVAFVVAAKVASMILGIVLLVMIASLAATSYSWKRVLATSVALVAIALAFQMLLGLNLQVI, from the coding sequence GTGGTCCTCAGCGCCATCGCCCTCTGCTTCGGCCTGACGGCGCTCCGCTATCCCATCGGCAGCTTCGCCCATGCCGGCGCGGGATTGTTCCCGCTCATTATCAGCTCCCTGCTGCTCCTGATCGGCCTCCTCACGCTGGTCAAGGCTTGGTTCGAACCCGCAACGCCCCTCCATTTCGCCTGGAGGAACATCGGCATCATCCTGCTCGCCCTCGTCGCCTTCGTCGTCGCCGCGAAGGTCGCCAGCATGATCCTCGGGATCGTGCTCCTCGTCATGATCGCGTCCCTCGCGGCCACGTCCTACTCCTGGAAGCGGGTGCTGGCCACCTCGGTCGCGCTCGTCGCGATCGCGCTCGCCTTCCAGATGCTGCTCGGTCTCAACCTGCAGGTGATCTGA
- a CDS encoding MgtC/SapB family protein, producing the protein MRLATAVLVGGLVGINREARAKAVGVRTLGLVGLGAALVTLSGSGFSGEMDANASRALQGLITGIGFLGAGVIVKGAREEQVHGLTTAAAIWVTAALGVVCGLGAYLPLVISLVLMALLLRLGGYIGDAVHGWWRRADGAEAERRKKSRGPR; encoded by the coding sequence TTGCGTCTCGCCACCGCGGTGCTCGTCGGCGGTCTGGTCGGCATCAACCGTGAGGCGCGCGCCAAAGCTGTCGGCGTGCGCACTCTTGGGCTCGTCGGCCTCGGCGCAGCCTTGGTCACGCTGTCCGGCTCCGGCTTCTCAGGTGAGATGGACGCCAATGCCAGCCGCGCCCTTCAGGGGCTGATCACCGGCATCGGGTTCCTGGGTGCAGGCGTGATCGTAAAGGGCGCGAGAGAAGAGCAGGTACACGGTCTGACCACGGCAGCGGCTATCTGGGTCACGGCAGCGCTTGGCGTGGTCTGCGGGCTCGGTGCTTACCTCCCTCTGGTGATCAGCCTCGTGCTGATGGCGTTGCTCCTGAGATTGGGCGGCTACATCGGCGACGCCGTGCATGGCTGGTGGCGCAGGGCGGATGGCGCAGAAGCCGAACGTCGGAAGAAGTCCCGCGGCCCTCGATAG